Sequence from the Actinomycetota bacterium genome:
AGGACTGTCCCGCCTGGGAGCCGGACGACCTTCCCCCACGGAGGCACCCCTTTCGGGGTGTCTAAGCAAACGCACGCAGCTCGAGCAGCCCGCACAACCACTACAGCCCAGGTCCGGGATGTCGGCGTCGGCGGTCGTCGCAGCAAATGGCCGATTCACTGCGACAACGGCCCTTCGCCGACGTGTCGACCTGGGATGTCACCTCGGCATGGAAGGCTCGAGTTGCCCGCATTTGCTGGCGACACCAGGAAGTGGAGGTCCCCGCGGGGAAGGTCGCGCGACTCCCAGCCGGCACGGTCTACCAGTTCCGTCACCTCGAATTCCAGCGCCGCCTCGCGCCCCGACCCGCTGATCAGCGGCGCACCCCAGGACGTGCGCGCTGGTTCGCTGGCGTCACCCGCCGCAACGCCCTCCGCTACAGCTCCGGCGAGACGAGGATCTTGACCTGCTCCTGGCCGTCCGGGCCGGCGAGGCGGTCCAGGCCCCCAGGCACCGTGTCCGCGAGCGGGATGCGGCTGGTGATCAGCTCCGCGGCGCGCAGCTCTCTTGAGACCAACAGCCCGACCGCGCGGGGGAAGTCAGAGGTGACCAAGTGGCTCATCGTGCCGACCAGAGAGATCTCCCGCAGGGCGAGGTCGGCCAGGTCGACGCTGGCCGGCGTCGCCGGGAACCCCACCACGACGACGCGACCGCCCGGCGAGACCAGCGGCATCGCCAGGCCGACGGCCTCGGACGCGCCGGTACAGTCGAACACCACCGGCACGTCCCAGCTCCCCGCCAGGCCGTGCAACTCGCCGGCGTGCAAGGTACCGAACCCGAGCCGGGCGGCCTTGCCCAGGCGCCAGGCCGAGCGGTCGGCGAGCACCACCTCGGCGTCGTGCTCGATGCGGCAGACCTCCGCCACCGCCAGCCCGATCGTCCCGGCGCCGAGGACCAGCAGCTCCTGGCCAGGCCGCAGCGCGGCCCGGCCCACCGAACGCACCGCGACGGACACCGGCTCGGCGAGCGCCAGCACGTCGAGCGGCACCTCGGCCGCCGGGACCACCGCCATCGAAGCGGGCACGGTCAGGGCCTCGGCAAGCCCTCCGCCGGAGGCGGAGAAGCCGATGTGGGCGAAGGTTCGGCAAAGGTTGGGAAGGCCGGCGCCGCAGGCGACGCACGACCGGCACGGGATCA
This genomic interval carries:
- a CDS encoding alcohol dehydrogenase catalytic domain-containing protein; its protein translation is MRWHGRRDVRFEEVPDAPEPGAAEVRVRVAWCGICGTDVHEYLHGPFVIPTRPHPITGVAAPVVIGHEVAGVVDEVGGGVRGLEPGQPVALDGLIPCRSCVACGAGLPNLCRTFAHIGFSASGGGLAEALTVPASMAVVPAAEVPLDVLALAEPVSVAVRSVGRAALRPGQELLVLGAGTIGLAVAEVCRIEHDAEVVLADRSAWRLGKAARLGFGTLHAGELHGLAGSWDVPVVFDCTGASEAVGLAMPLVSPGGRVVVVGFPATPASVDLADLALREISLVGTMSHLVTSDFPRAVGLLVSRELRAAELITSRIPLADTVPGGLDRLAGPDGQEQVKILVSPEL